In a single window of the Candidatus Cloacimonadota bacterium genome:
- a CDS encoding tetratricopeptide repeat protein, with protein MKTIKIKRISILLILVLLISFSQLLSQTNETEAEKYFNLGEDYYEQGLIDKAIECYQKVVEINPDDAYAYYNMGYAYGDKGNYNKAIECFQKAVEINPDFAVAYNSMGMAYGVKGNYDKAIECYQKVVEINPDDAKAHFNLGDQYFNKTLYDEAIKEYEIALNYTQDDLDKAVLYERLGHLYHHPKENYDKSIEYFKKALNIQPEDEIIYVNMGTVYADKGDYSKAIEYYQKAIEIDPDDASAYYNMGNAYDKMGNYDKAIAFYQKAIEINPDDAYAYNNMGLVYYYKGWKTSAADYLYQAGLIYLKQNNRQRVLRQIDVMKDLVPDSPLIHLLTEKLYSQDIEPTPQDEDITYSGSGFIIHNDGFIVTNYHIIEGMENIDIYFPIKDKQYKAKVFIKDINNDIALLKIDDPRFTKEVTNIPFGLGNSSDIKVGQEVYTIGFPMGDILGKSAKLSTGVVNSVMGILDDPTLIQISNPIQPGNSGGALFNSNGDVIGIVIASLNAKYFYENTDIIPQNVNFAIKVDYLKNLISMLPDGEEILNRKSQISNLPLETQFEKIKPFVVNIKAY; from the coding sequence ATGAAAACCATAAAAATAAAAAGAATCTCAATATTACTAATTTTGGTTTTATTAATAAGTTTTTCGCAACTATTATCACAAACTAATGAAACAGAAGCAGAAAAATATTTTAATCTTGGGGAAGATTATTATGAGCAAGGTTTAATAGATAAAGCGATAGAATGCTATCAGAAGGTAGTTGAGATTAATCCTGATGATGCATACGCATACTACAATATGGGATATGCTTATGGTGATAAAGGCAACTATAATAAAGCAATAGAATGCTTTCAGAAGGCAGTTGAGATTAATCCTGATTTTGCAGTCGCATACAACAGCATGGGAATGGCTTATGGTGTAAAAGGCAACTACGATAAAGCGATAGAATGCTATCAGAAGGTAGTTGAGATTAATCCTGATGATGCAAAAGCGCATTTTAATCTTGGTGATCAGTATTTTAATAAGACCTTATATGACGAAGCTATAAAAGAATATGAGATTGCACTTAATTATACTCAAGATGATTTAGATAAGGCCGTTTTATATGAGAGACTTGGACATTTATATCATCATCCTAAAGAGAATTATGATAAATCAATTGAATACTTCAAGAAAGCCCTAAACATCCAGCCAGAAGACGAAATAATTTACGTTAATATGGGAACAGTTTACGCTGATAAAGGTGACTATAGCAAAGCAATAGAATACTATCAGAAGGCAATTGAGATTGATCCTGATGATGCAAGCGCATACTACAACATGGGAAATGCTTATGATAAAATGGGCAATTATGATAAAGCAATAGCCTTCTATCAGAAAGCGATAGAAATCAATCCTGATGATGCATACGCATACAACAATATGGGACTTGTTTATTATTATAAAGGCTGGAAGACATCAGCAGCAGATTATTTATATCAAGCAGGTTTAATATATTTAAAACAAAACAATAGACAACGAGTTCTTCGACAAATCGATGTTATGAAAGACCTTGTTCCTGATTCACCACTAATTCATTTGTTAACAGAAAAATTATATTCCCAAGATATTGAACCAACTCCCCAAGATGAAGATATTACATACTCTGGCAGTGGTTTTATCATACATAATGATGGTTTTATTGTTACCAATTATCATATAATAGAAGGTATGGAAAATATTGATATTTATTTTCCGATAAAAGATAAACAATACAAAGCAAAGGTTTTTATCAAAGATATTAACAATGATATTGCTTTGTTAAAGATTGATGATCCAAGATTTACAAAAGAGGTTACAAATATTCCTTTTGGATTAGGAAATTCTTCTGATATAAAAGTGGGACAGGAAGTTTATACAATTGGTTTTCCAATGGGAGACATATTAGGTAAATCCGCTAAACTATCAACTGGAGTAGTAAATTCAGTTATGGGAATATTAGATGACCCGACTTTAATTCAAATAAGCAATCCTATTCAGCCAGGCAATAGCGGTGGTGCTCTTTTTAATAGTAATGGTGATGTAATTGGTATTGTAATAGCTTCTTTAAATGCCAAATATTTCTATGAGAATACAGATATTATTC
- a CDS encoding type II toxin-antitoxin system RelE/ParE family toxin — MLKIEYLPDAKKDLEKIDKLWQRKIKNSLQILTENPALLKNKIKKLKGKYKDYFRLRVGNYRVIFRIEKRKLVILVVRIAHRKEIYK; from the coding sequence ATGCTCAAAATTGAATATTTGCCAGATGCTAAAAAAGATTTGGAAAAGATAGATAAACTATGGCAAAGGAAAATCAAAAACAGTCTTCAAATACTTACTGAAAATCCAGCACTTTTAAAAAATAAAATTAAGAAACTAAAAGGGAAATATAAGGACTACTTTAGGTTGAGAGTTGGTAATTATAGAGTGATTTTTAGGATAGAAAAAAGGAAATTAGTTATTTTAGTTGTGAGAATTGCACACAGGAAAGAAATATACAAATGA
- a CDS encoding addiction module protein: MIEKHTRLNITLPNSIVNELFKVAEELNDKRSRIIARALELYFDELDGQIADKRWKEYKEGKTKAIPADEVYKDLDI, encoded by the coding sequence ATGATTGAAAAACATACAAGATTAAATATAACTTTGCCTAATTCCATTGTTAATGAATTATTTAAGGTTGCAGAGGAATTAAACGACAAAAGAAGCAGAATAATTGCACGAGCTTTGGAACTATATTTTGATGAGCTTGATGGACAGATTGCTGATAAGAGATGGAAGGAATACAAAGAAGGGAAAACAAAGGCAATACCAGCCGATGAAGTATATAAAGACTTGGATATCTAA